The Naumovozyma dairenensis CBS 421 chromosome 3, complete genome genome has a window encoding:
- the RCF1 gene encoding respiratory supercomplex assembly factor RCF1 (similar to Saccharomyces cerevisiae YML030W; ancestral locus Anc_5.571) has protein sequence MSSIPSSFDPKRGEALELEEMPIWDKIVFHCKREPLVPIGALLTTGAVILAAQNVRIGNQVRAQHYFRWRVGLQGATLVALVTGSYLYGTTSAKAIKSKEDELKEKAKRREQLWIQELERRDQEIKDRRLKAEVARKKTVESEESIKDLETELADLESKLHGSSTGK, from the coding sequence ATGTCCAGTATACCATCAAGTTTTGATCCGAAAAGGGGAGAGGCCCTTGAATTAGAGGAAATGCCTATTTGGGATAAGATTGTTTTCCATTGTAAAAGGGAACCGTTAGTGCCCATTGGAGCATTATTAACCACTGGGGCAGTTATATTAGCTGCTCAAAATGTTAGAATCGGTAATCAAGTGAGAGCTCAACATTATTTCCGTTGGCGTGTAGGTTTACAGGGTGCCACTTTGGTCGCTTTAGTGACAGGGTCCTATTTGTATGGGACTACTTCTGCCAAGGCAATTAAGAGTAAAGAAGATGAGTTGAAAGAGAAGGCAAAGAGAAGAGAACAATTATGGATTCAAGAATTAGAGAGAAGAGATCAAGAGATCAAAGATCGTAGGTTGAAAGCAGAAGTGGCAAGAAAGAAAACGGTAGAGAGTGAAGAATCAATTAAGGATTTGGAAACAGAATTGGCTGATCTTGAGAGCAAACTTCATGGATCTTCTACTGGAAAGTGA
- the NDC1 gene encoding Ndc1p (similar to Saccharomyces cerevisiae NDC1 (YML031W); ancestral locus Anc_5.574), with protein MAKANLHSTLFKLWRSVKLFMFLLTFAIRIIEEFYFPCNSSFMKKTLMISSHSLRRHYKGELLQLLDINLDIQYERTGEVLIIMQRQKPLLSNTRYSYHAIFSDICKTRFSHLVTRLFFVTTLLQTLLITILSSPQSFAWERVLLFFPRFLFIYIVSISIIITRKNYLHVESIGYSNWYTTIFGQLCSTRFVVYQFIYCVGTFAIALALGDCFQISSLSRNSASLHKLYVWLLIPTLYNLQHNIFDQDKISFPFESQIQLPQQYISRSLRHLVIKSLIMTITLPIMVPILSLILPFNIVPRGLILIGFISNLKLAILSFWIFMNFEFINVAFSAHMSIGCLHKGKPISSLSPNSMEILLDGLSSKRAFTKLTAFQELAYRATSSDSSLRLPLYKPNFKDSNLWPLILRECLLVIQNTNESVTGYLRNIEIQSSVNQPKTMLATSNSNLGDKSLFDRQRQEEIIRNEMIFGNAPSPNMLKYESLQNVPMPLPSRMATTSSRHRMPLRDENVLLTPPPAHGSRGRRFQPSSSPSIYQRSPSNVPTHPFNEPILTHSTGLTRFFHFIVNTIKSSLSSFFFPSITPSSSSSSNAEKTIPHLSFFSMFCTSKKNEADKLVPLPICHAESVISLMALLINSLDESPRGPVIASVGDVLRSLQLSINCLGKFTEWEPSPFKDVTAIYSEGEEQEQKIKEEVDVISVLYNLSISAFLEIVLKYDDLLKDVNLDEDVVKLTRWVLEMCNNSTFLAPSNEEL; from the coding sequence GTCTAAGAAGGCACTATAAAGGAGAACTACTGCAATTGCTAGATATCAATCTGGATATTCAATACGAAAGGACAGGAGAAGTATTAATTATTATGCAGAGACAAAAACCACTGCTTTCCAACACGAGGTATTCTTATCATGCAATATTCAGCGACATCTGCAAGACGCGTTTCAGTCATTTGGTAACCAGATTATTCTTCGTTACTACGTTGCTACAAACACTTCTCATTACTATCTTGTCTAGTCCTCAGTCGTTTGCATGGGAGAGagttcttttatttttcccaAGGTTTCTATTCATTTATATTGTATCCATAAGCATTATAATCacaaggaaaaattatttacaCGTTGAATCCATTGGATATTCTAATTGGTATACTACTATATTTGGGCAATTGTGCTCAACTAGATTCGTTGTGTACCAATTTATTTACTGCGTGGGTACATTTGCCATTGCTCTGGCATTGGGAGATTGTTTCCAAATTTCCTCTTTATCAAGAAACTCTGCCTCATTACATAAACTATACGTTTGGTTACTCATTCCAACATTGTACAATTTACAGCATAATATATTTGACCAGgataaaatttcatttcCCTTTGAAAgtcaaattcaattacCTCAGCAATATATCAGTAGGAGTTTACGTCATCTGGTTATCAAATCATTGATAATGACTATAACTTTGCCTATAATGGTCCCAATTTTATCTTTGATTTTACCGTTTAATATTGTTCCAAGAGGTCTAATACTGATTGGTTtcatttccaatttaaaGTTAGCAATATTATCGTTCTGGATTTTTatgaattttgaatttatcaacGTTGCATTTTCTGCTCATATGTCAATTGGATGTTTACATAAGGGTAAaccaatttcatcattgtcTCCAAATTCCATGGAAATTTTGTTAGATGGCTTAAGTTCCAAGAGGGCATTTACAAAATTAACTGCATTCCAAGAATTAGCATACAGAGCTACTTCAAGTGATAGTTCGTTAAGGTTACCATTGTATAAACctaattttaaagattcAAATCTATGGCCATTAATATTAAGAGAATGTTTATTGGTAATTCAAAATACAAATGAATCTGTTACTGGTTATCTAAGAAATATCGAAATTCAATCTAGTGTGAATCAACCAAAGACCATGTTGGCCACTAGTAATAGTAATCTTGGTGATAAGTCATTATTTGATAGGCAAAGgcaagaagaaataataagaaatgaaatgataTTTGGTAATGCTCCATCACCAAACATGCTTAAATACGAATCATTACAAAATGTACCAATGCCACTTCCATCAAGAATGGCAACTACATCATCCCGTCACCGTATGCCATTAAGAGATGAGAATGTTTTATTGACACCTCCACCAGCACATGGTTCAAGGGGACGTCGTTTCcaaccatcatcatcaccgTCGATTTATCAACGTAGTCCATCAAACGTACCCACACATCCTTTCAATGAACCGATCTTAACACATAGTACAGGACTTACAAGATTCTTCCATTTCATTGTCAATACTatcaaatcatcattaagttcatttttcttcccATCAATCACAccatcatcctcatcatcatctaatgcAGAGAAGACGATACCGcatttatcatttttcagCATGTTTTGCACatcaaagaagaatgaAGCAGACAAATTAGTCCCATTACCAATTTGTCATGCTGAAAGTGTGATATCATTGATGgctttattaattaattcacTAGATGAATCACCAAGGGGTCCCGTTATTGCTTCTGTCGGTGACGTCTTAAGATCATTACAGTTATCTATTAATTGTTTAGGGAAGTTTACTGAATGGGAACCATCACCTTTTAAAGATGTAACGGCTATATATTCTGAAGGGGAAGAGCAAGAGcaaaaaatcaaagaagaagttgatgTTATTTCTGTGCTTTATAATTTGTCGATTAGTGCATTTTTGGAGATTGTATTGAAATAcgatgatttattaaaggATGTCAATTTGGATGAGGACGTAGTTAAGTTGACAAGATGGGTTCTTGAGATGTGTAATAACAGTACCTTCTTGGCACCTAGCAATGAAGAACTGTGA